The proteins below are encoded in one region of Tolumonas auensis DSM 9187:
- the rep gene encoding DNA helicase Rep, which produces MKLNPRQLDAMHYVSGPCLVLAGAGSGKTRVITAKIAYLIRECSYQARHIFAVTFTNKAAREMKERVAQTLGRREARGLTVSTFHSLGLDLIRREHQHLQLKANFSLFDDTDQMSLIKELTEADPELQGNKELLQQLVQTISRYKNDLILPAQALKRAHTPEEQRFAIWYERYQKQMSAYNALDFDDLILLPTLLLKTNAEVREQWQNRIRYLLVDEYQDTNTSQYELVKLLVGERARFTVVGDDDQSIYSWRGAQPQNLVRLQQDFPRLNVIKLEQNYRSKGRILKCANILIANNPHVFDKQLFSELDYGMPVRVLMAKNEEHEAEKVAAEIMGHRFMNRTSWKDYAILYRGNHQSRLLEKVLMQNRIPYKISGGTSFFSRTEIKDIMAYLRLLVNPDDDNAFLRVVNLPRREIGPTTLEKLGHYANQRGKSLYAASFEIGLEQHLHGRGLQALRHFCDWLCRMSDNAARGNSEEVVRDLIKDIHYDEWLYETSPSPKAAEMRMQNVSTLYRWLTDMLAGDVQQDAAPLNLSEAVARFTLRDMLERNEGDEALDQVQLMTLHASKGLEFPYVFMIGMEEGLLPHQASIDEDNIDEERRLAYVGITRAQTELCFVLCKERRQFGDTVNPEPSRFLLELPQDDLQWEARKEPASAEQRQQKAKTGIANLRAMLKEKG; this is translated from the coding sequence ATGAAACTCAATCCCCGACAACTGGATGCTATGCACTATGTATCCGGCCCTTGCCTGGTACTGGCCGGTGCCGGTAGCGGAAAAACCCGTGTTATTACCGCTAAAATTGCTTACCTGATCCGCGAATGCAGCTATCAGGCACGTCACATCTTTGCCGTCACATTTACCAATAAAGCAGCGAGAGAGATGAAAGAGCGTGTTGCACAGACACTGGGGCGCCGGGAAGCCCGCGGTCTGACCGTCTCGACATTTCACTCACTCGGGCTGGATCTGATCCGTCGTGAACATCAGCATTTACAGTTGAAAGCAAACTTCTCCCTGTTTGATGACACCGATCAGATGAGCCTAATCAAGGAGCTGACTGAGGCTGACCCTGAATTGCAGGGTAACAAAGAATTGTTACAGCAATTAGTTCAGACCATCTCCCGGTATAAAAATGATCTTATTTTGCCGGCACAGGCGTTAAAGCGGGCTCATACCCCGGAAGAACAGCGCTTTGCGATTTGGTATGAGCGTTATCAGAAACAAATGAGCGCGTATAACGCACTGGATTTTGATGATTTGATCCTGTTACCGACGCTGTTGTTAAAAACCAATGCTGAAGTGCGGGAGCAATGGCAGAACCGTATCCGTTATCTGTTAGTGGATGAATATCAGGACACCAACACCAGCCAGTATGAATTAGTGAAGCTGTTAGTCGGTGAACGCGCCCGGTTTACCGTGGTGGGTGATGACGATCAGTCGATTTATTCCTGGCGCGGTGCCCAGCCACAGAATCTGGTCCGTTTGCAGCAGGATTTCCCTCGACTGAACGTGATCAAACTGGAGCAGAATTACCGCTCCAAGGGCCGCATTCTGAAATGTGCCAACATTCTGATTGCCAATAACCCGCATGTGTTTGACAAGCAGCTGTTCTCAGAGCTGGATTACGGTATGCCGGTCCGGGTGCTGATGGCCAAAAACGAAGAACATGAAGCCGAAAAAGTGGCGGCGGAAATCATGGGGCACCGTTTCATGAACCGTACCAGCTGGAAAGATTACGCGATTCTGTATCGCGGTAATCACCAGTCCCGGCTGCTGGAAAAGGTGCTGATGCAAAACCGCATCCCCTACAAAATCAGCGGCGGGACCTCGTTCTTCTCGCGCACTGAAATCAAAGACATCATGGCGTATCTGCGCCTGCTGGTGAATCCGGATGATGACAACGCTTTTCTGCGGGTTGTTAATCTGCCACGGCGCGAAATTGGTCCGACGACGCTGGAAAAACTTGGTCACTATGCCAATCAGCGCGGTAAAAGCCTGTATGCTGCCAGCTTTGAGATCGGGCTGGAGCAACATCTGCATGGCCGGGGATTACAGGCCCTGCGTCACTTCTGTGACTGGCTGTGCCGCATGAGCGATAACGCGGCGCGCGGTAACAGTGAAGAGGTGGTGCGCGATCTGATCAAAGATATCCACTACGACGAATGGCTGTATGAAACGTCACCCAGCCCGAAAGCGGCCGAGATGCGGATGCAGAACGTCTCCACGCTGTATCGCTGGCTGACCGATATGCTGGCCGGGGATGTGCAGCAGGATGCCGCGCCATTAAACCTGAGTGAAGCCGTCGCCCGCTTTACGCTGCGCGATATGCTGGAGCGCAATGAAGGCGACGAAGCGCTGGATCAGGTGCAACTGATGACACTGCACGCGTCCAAAGGGCTGGAGTTTCCGTACGTCTTTATGATCGGCATGGAAGAGGGATTGCTCCCGCATCAGGCCAGTATCGATGAAGATAACATTGATGAAGAACGCCGTCTGGCTTACGTCGGCATCACCCGGGCGCAGACAGAGCTTTGCTTTGTTCTGTGCAAAGAACGCCGTCAGTTTGGTGATACCGTAAATCCGGAGCCCAGCCGTTTTCTGCTGGAACTGCCGCAGGACGATCTGCAATGGGAAGCCCGCAAAGAGCCGGCCAGCGCCGAACAGCGTCAGCAAAAAGCCAAAACCGGGATTGCCAATTTACGAGCCATGCTGAAAGAAAAAGGATAA